A genomic region of Methylobacterium durans contains the following coding sequences:
- a CDS encoding peptidoglycan-binding domain-containing protein, with translation MRDSPRPRDTREIIVAGETRPPAGARRRAGSPPPPGEMRAALSAFARGLGGLCRRHPGEMAGSLAAIAAAAYVAVNALGLQQGRHPAPILPKVATRAEAPAKRAAPAERPAPDKALAAAETPKEAPRAAAKAAEAAPKRDPIGDLIRSDETTTASVSPKADAKADRSVMQAQRALLKLGYGPLKADGMMGTNTRAAIEKFERDRKLPVKGEAAGRTLRELAARSGLPPG, from the coding sequence ATGCGCGACAGCCCGAGACCGCGGGACACCCGCGAGATCATCGTCGCCGGCGAAACCCGGCCTCCGGCCGGCGCCCGCCGCCGCGCCGGGAGCCCGCCGCCGCCCGGCGAGATGCGCGCCGCGCTCTCTGCCTTCGCCCGCGGGCTCGGCGGCCTCTGCCGGCGCCATCCGGGCGAGATGGCGGGCTCGCTCGCCGCGATCGCCGCCGCGGCCTACGTCGCGGTGAACGCGCTCGGCCTGCAGCAGGGCCGCCACCCCGCGCCGATCCTGCCGAAGGTCGCGACGCGGGCGGAAGCGCCCGCCAAGAGGGCGGCTCCGGCCGAGAGGCCCGCCCCGGACAAGGCCCTCGCCGCCGCCGAGACGCCGAAGGAGGCGCCGCGCGCCGCGGCGAAGGCCGCCGAGGCCGCGCCGAAGCGCGACCCGATCGGCGACCTGATCCGCTCGGACGAGACCACCACCGCCTCGGTGTCCCCCAAAGCCGACGCGAAGGCGGACCGCTCGGTCATGCAGGCGCAGCGCGCCCTGCTGAAGCTCGGCTACGGCCCGTTGAAGGCGGACGGGATGATGGGCACGAACACCCGAGCGGCGATCGAGAAGTTCGAGCGCGACCGCAAGCTGCCGGTGAAGGGCGAGGCCGCAGGCCGCACCCTGCGCGAACTCGCCGCGCGATCCGGATTGCCTCCGGGCTGA
- a CDS encoding DUF1491 family protein → MPRLRSDFFVSAQIRRLDVAGIPAVLRRRGAAEAGAIFVKVDRLDGTADLYGPAPQALFDAETSGDRRFAPLLAGAEPPAVEERLAREARFDGDLWIIEIDDRAGRHFLDLAE, encoded by the coding sequence ATGCCGCGCCTGCGCTCCGATTTCTTCGTCTCGGCCCAGATCCGGCGCCTCGACGTCGCGGGCATCCCGGCGGTGCTGCGCCGCCGCGGCGCGGCCGAGGCCGGCGCGATCTTCGTGAAGGTCGACCGCCTCGACGGCACGGCCGACCTCTACGGCCCGGCGCCCCAGGCCCTGTTCGACGCCGAGACCTCGGGCGACCGGCGCTTCGCGCCGCTCCTGGCGGGCGCAGAGCCCCCCGCCGTCGAGGAGCGCCTCGCCCGGGAGGCCCGCTTCGACGGGGACCTCTGGATCATCGAGATCGACGACCGGGCGGGCCGGCATTTCCTGGATCTGGCGGAGTGA
- a CDS encoding BrnA antitoxin family protein has protein sequence MIERDRLPPTLIDTEEAALRAGIASDPDNPEWIEGDFRRARPVADVFPDRAARLRKTQDAPIQQRVGLAIDRDVLDRFRATGPDWKKRMNAIPHEAAEDLPTA, from the coding sequence TTGATCGAACGTGATCGTTTGCCGCCGACGCTCATTGACACTGAGGAGGCCGCACTTCGGGCTGGTATCGCGTCGGATCCCGATAATCCGGAATGGATCGAGGGCGACTTCCGGCGCGCGAGACCCGTTGCCGACGTCTTTCCCGATCGGGCGGCGAGGCTGCGCAAAACACAGGACGCGCCGATACAGCAACGGGTAGGCCTGGCCATCGATCGGGATGTGCTCGATCGCTTCAGGGCAACCGGCCCCGACTGGAAGAAGCGGATGAATGCCATCCCGCACGAGGCGGCCGAAGACCTGCCCACCGCCTGA
- the dgcA gene encoding N-acetyl-D-Glu racemase DgcA — MSRRLSVAVERFPIAGAFTIARGSRTEAVVVVASLACEEGERTVTGRGECVPYARYGETPESVADLLAAQAEAVAAGLTRTDLMERMPAGAARNALDCALFDLEAKLAGRPAWEIAGLPAPAPATTAYTLSLGSPESMEAAARAASYRPLLKVKLGGEGDPERIAAVRRGAPDARLIVDANEAWREATFAANLAACIEARVGLIEQPLPAGEDDLLARIQRPIPICADESLHDRAGLDAVAERYDAINIKLDKTGGLTEAVMLAHEARARGLALMVGCMVGTSLAMAPAMLLAHHAAYVDLDGPLLLARDREPGLVFEGSTIHPPQAELWG; from the coding sequence TTGAGCCGCCGCCTCTCCGTCGCCGTCGAGCGCTTCCCGATCGCGGGGGCCTTCACCATCGCCCGCGGCAGCCGCACCGAGGCCGTGGTGGTGGTGGCGAGCCTCGCCTGCGAGGAGGGCGAGCGGACCGTCACGGGCCGGGGCGAGTGCGTCCCTTATGCCCGCTACGGCGAGACGCCCGAGAGCGTCGCCGACCTTCTCGCGGCGCAGGCCGAGGCGGTGGCCGCCGGCCTCACCCGCACGGACCTCATGGAGCGGATGCCGGCGGGCGCGGCGCGCAACGCCCTCGACTGCGCCCTGTTCGATCTCGAGGCGAAGCTCGCCGGACGCCCGGCCTGGGAGATCGCGGGCCTCCCGGCGCCGGCGCCCGCCACCACCGCCTATACGCTTAGCCTCGGCAGCCCGGAGAGCATGGAGGCGGCCGCTCGCGCCGCGTCGTACCGGCCCCTCCTCAAGGTGAAGCTCGGCGGCGAGGGCGACCCGGAGCGGATCGCCGCCGTGCGCCGGGGCGCGCCGGATGCCCGCCTGATCGTCGATGCCAACGAGGCGTGGCGCGAGGCGACCTTCGCGGCGAACCTCGCGGCCTGCATCGAGGCCCGTGTCGGCCTGATCGAGCAGCCCCTGCCCGCGGGCGAGGACGATCTCCTCGCCCGGATACAGCGCCCGATCCCGATCTGCGCCGACGAGAGCCTGCACGATCGCGCCGGCCTCGACGCGGTGGCCGAGCGCTACGACGCCATCAACATCAAGCTCGACAAGACGGGCGGGCTCACCGAGGCGGTGATGCTCGCCCACGAGGCGCGGGCGCGCGGCCTCGCCCTGATGGTCGGCTGCATGGTCGGCACCTCGCTCGCCATGGCGCCCGCCATGCTGCTCGCCCACCACGCGGCCTATGTCGACCTCGACGGCCCCCTGCTGCTCGCCCGCGACCGGGAGCCCGGCCTCGTCTTCGAGGGCAGCACGATCCATCCGCCGCAAGCCGAGCTGTGGGGGTAA